A window of Cryptomeria japonica chromosome 3, Sugi_1.0, whole genome shotgun sequence contains these coding sequences:
- the LOC131873906 gene encoding uncharacterized protein LOC131873906, producing MEDLMTSEFADFVASNGQSVSALRDKYKKDSHAWWYLNGHTSPNLQTLAIKVLSQVASSSSSERNWSTYSFIHSVKRNRLAASKAEELVYVHSNLRLLTHKQNKYKDGSTKFWDVDPERTDLDFSAATQSLLSRESDSQCAASASGSETACGSSTLPTSSNVNDDVDLDLPSDPYDAIADY from the exons atggaggatttaatgacaagtgagtttgctgattttgtagcctccaatggtcaaagtgtttccgctctccgtgacaagtataaaaaggattctcatgcttggtggtacctcaatggccatacatcaccaaaccttcaaactcttgcaatcaaagttttatcgcaa gttgctagttcctcttcatctgagcgaaattggagcacatactcctttatccactcagtgaaacgcaaccgactggcagcaagtaaggcagaagagctcgtttatgtgcattcaaacttgcgccttcttactcataaacaaaataagtataaggatgggagcacaaagttttgggatgtagatccagagcgaactgatttggatttttcagctgccacacaatctttactttctagggagtctgatagccaatgtgctgctagtgcaagtggcagtgagactgcatgtggttccagtactctacctacatcatctaatgtcaatgatgatgttgatcttgatcttcctagtgacccatatgatgctattgctgattattag